A region of Opitutales bacterium DNA encodes the following proteins:
- a CDS encoding competence/damage-inducible protein A, producing the protein MERKPRIEIINLGDELLNGIRLNGHLTYLGEKFAERGLTIASASIIRDRPNDVRPEFCRAWDAADIIITTGGLGPTTDDLTREAIAEALGLSLEYHSSVETSIRERFERLGHPVTKNNLKQCYALSGAKILPNRQGTAPGQYLTRDGKHLFMLPGPVTELHPMFEEQVLPILETLGFADPYQAYIQLRTVGVGESKLEMLLQPHFAQYPGLGIGYCAHRGVVDLRLSIGTASMNRIQLEDLAETCRDELGEDFLCYGDLSLAQVVYDNLRSTDKSFSTAESCTGGLLSSSFTDVPGASKFFAGGSVCYNNDAKIQTLDIPEEILIQHGAVSRECALAMVTGAAERFGTDYALSITGFAGPGGGSQDNPVGTIYIGYFSPSGIWSHKEVFAGSRESIKERAVIAALDFMRRRLHSARVEDFMATELD; encoded by the coding sequence ATGGAGCGAAAACCGCGCATAGAGATTATCAACCTTGGAGATGAATTACTCAACGGGATCCGTTTGAATGGGCATCTGACTTACCTGGGTGAAAAATTTGCTGAACGCGGTTTAACCATTGCAAGCGCGAGCATCATTCGTGATCGCCCCAATGACGTAAGGCCGGAGTTTTGCCGCGCATGGGATGCGGCGGATATTATCATTACAACGGGTGGACTTGGACCTACCACCGACGACCTCACCCGCGAGGCAATCGCCGAAGCTCTCGGCCTTTCTCTGGAGTACCACTCCTCAGTAGAAACATCGATTCGCGAACGCTTCGAGCGCCTTGGGCACCCAGTCACCAAGAATAACTTAAAGCAATGCTATGCCCTCAGCGGCGCGAAAATCTTGCCAAATCGACAAGGCACGGCGCCCGGCCAATACCTCACCCGCGATGGAAAACACCTTTTCATGCTACCGGGACCGGTTACGGAATTACACCCTATGTTTGAGGAGCAAGTCCTGCCCATATTGGAAACCCTTGGGTTTGCCGATCCCTATCAGGCTTACATTCAATTACGCACTGTAGGCGTCGGAGAGTCGAAACTCGAAATGCTGCTGCAGCCCCATTTCGCTCAATACCCCGGCCTAGGTATCGGCTACTGCGCTCATCGAGGCGTCGTCGACTTGCGGCTCAGTATTGGCACCGCATCCATGAATCGGATCCAACTCGAAGACCTCGCCGAAACATGTCGCGATGAGTTGGGTGAAGACTTTCTTTGCTACGGTGACCTCAGTTTAGCGCAAGTTGTCTACGATAACCTGCGCTCTACCGATAAAAGCTTTTCAACAGCAGAGTCGTGCACCGGCGGCTTGCTAAGTAGTTCGTTTACCGACGTTCCCGGAGCATCAAAATTTTTCGCAGGGGGTTCTGTCTGTTATAATAATGACGCCAAGATCCAGACTCTAGATATACCAGAAGAAATTCTTATCCAGCACGGAGCGGTCAGCCGTGAGTGTGCCCTAGCCATGGTCACAGGTGCGGCCGAACGCTTCGGCACCGACTACGCTCTATCCATCACCGGATTCGCCGGCCCAGGTGGCGGTTCGCAAGACAACCCTGTGGGAACAATATACATTGGTTATTTCTCCCCGTCCGGCATCTGGTCGCACAAAGAAGTGTTCGCCGGCTCGCGTGAAAGCATCAAAGAACGAGCTGTAATCGCCGCACTCGATTTCATGCGCCGCCGCCTCCACAGCGCACGTGTTGAAGATTTTATGGCCACGGAACTGGATTAG
- a CDS encoding DUF3291 domain-containing protein, with amino-acid sequence MSDQVTTLTFFRYPKFFQRAWAFTMMQFAQGPLNRTEDLVFYRLLGTGKGETFNPRPEWSVYGLLQVWPNEATAEKFLSTHPLMARYRRVASEAWTIFMTCQKAHGEWARANPFEEQGESANPDAPVAAITRATIRLKSLPKFWKYVPTSQAPLANAEGLVYKIGIGEVPIAQMATFSIWESTRALKAYAYQSPEHMEAIRKTRELGWYKEELFSRFTPYRSEGSWGGRDFGELLKGA; translated from the coding sequence ATGTCCGACCAGGTCACCACGCTCACTTTCTTTCGCTACCCGAAGTTTTTTCAGCGGGCGTGGGCGTTCACCATGATGCAGTTCGCTCAGGGTCCGTTGAACCGGACCGAAGACCTAGTCTTCTACCGCCTCCTGGGCACCGGAAAAGGCGAGACATTTAACCCGCGACCCGAGTGGTCAGTTTATGGGCTCCTACAAGTTTGGCCCAATGAGGCTACGGCTGAAAAATTCCTGAGCACGCACCCCCTGATGGCCCGTTATCGCCGCGTAGCATCGGAGGCCTGGACTATTTTCATGACATGCCAGAAGGCACATGGTGAATGGGCTAGGGCAAATCCCTTTGAAGAGCAGGGTGAATCGGCAAATCCAGATGCACCTGTCGCCGCAATCACACGGGCCACGATACGCCTCAAGAGTTTACCAAAATTCTGGAAATATGTCCCCACATCCCAGGCTCCGCTAGCAAACGCTGAAGGGCTGGTCTATAAAATAGGTATTGGCGAAGTGCCCATCGCTCAGATGGCGACATTCAGCATCTGGGAAAGTACGCGAGCGCTCAAAGCTTACGCCTACCAAAGCCCAGAACACATGGAAGCGATCCGCAAGACGCGCGAGTTGGGTTGGTATAAGGAAGAACTCTTCTCCCGCTTCACGCCGTATCGGTCAGAGGGGTCCTGGGGTGGACGCGATTTTGGGGAGTTGCTGAAGGGGGCATGA